The Deltaproteobacteria bacterium genome contains the following window.
GGTTTGTGTTCGGGATTCCCATAGATCGACATGCGCCGATGCGAGCCACTGATCTTGTAGGCAAAGGAGTGGCAGAAGGGATTCTCTTTGCTGGAGAATGAATCAGGGAGTGATTGTTTATGCAAAAAGGCCAGGTGATACGCTTCTTGAAATGCGTCTTGCGCAACTTTCCAATTGGCGTTGATCTCGGTGCGCCACACAAAGCGTGTCTGCGAGAGGTCGTGGAACGGATAGCCAACCAGGCTTTGCCCTAATTCTACGAGATATTCTTGGAGTGTCTGCTGAGGCTTGGCAGCGAGATTGATAAAGATAAACCCTTCCCACACGTCACACGCAACTGGGGTCAGGCCGAGTTCATTCTTCTTTAGATTGAAAAACCCGTCTTCATCAGGAACAAAGGTCAGGTTCCCTTCGGTGTTGTACGCCCATCCGTGAAACTTACAGGAAAAAACGTGGCACGAGCCACCTTTGCTCCACATCAGTTTGTTACTGCGATGGGAGCACACGTTGTGAAATGCACGAATCTTTCCATCCTTGCCGCGCACAATCAGCACCGAAGTGCGCGCCATCGGCAGGTCTCTGACGAGATAATCGCCCGCTTTCGTCAGTTGCTCTTCCCGTCCGACGTGCAGCCACGCTCGCCGGAAGATGCGCTCACGTTCGAGTTCAAAGTATTCTTGAGAAATGTACGGTTCGATGGGAATTGGCTGAGTACCGAGTTCAGGATATTGCGCGTGCCATGTGGTGTTCGTCATGAGTATTCCTTTTGTCACAGATCACTTCCTCGCCTTTTCGTCTGCGTGAGAAGCAAGGAAGATGTCAAACGTCTCGGTTGTACTCTTTCAAGGGTGGAAGGACAATGGTGGGATTATTGGGGTAGGCTTTTACGCTGAGAAAAGACGAGACGTCATGCCCGCGAATGCGGGAATCCAGGGGGAATACGCAATCGTTCAGGGGTGAAGCTCCTGGATGCCCGCCTGCGCGGGCATGACGAACACGCGGATCCTCTGGACTTCGTTTCGACCGAGCAGGTGCACCCGGCACTCGATCAGCAGAAAACGTCCAAAAAGAAAGCGGAGCAAGCAACCGCTTCTCGTCGAAGTTCACTGTCCGGCTGCTGGAATAAAACGTTCAGGATCATAACCATCAGTGACTAACGGCTGGTTGAATAGCTCAACCGCCGGTGCCACTTCAGCTAACGACAAGGTCAGGTTCAATAACCGCTGCGCATCATCCGGCATATTGTCGAGCGGTAGCGGATTCAAATATTCGATAATCGCATCCATGCGCGGCAGGATGGTGTTATAGAATGCGCGGATTTCTTCTATCGTACTATCGCGGCGCTTGCGGGCCCGTTGCCCTTCGGTCGCCAGCGACCAGGCAGCAATCGACTCAAGATCGGCAAAGGCTTCAGGGAATTGTCGTTGTGACATAGTGGTTCCTTCTTGTAATGAAAAGCGGCTTGCCATTCCGTTTCCCTTGACTAGTCCTCGCACCGTCCGCGCTACGCTTGTATTCCCCTCTCCCTGGCAGGGAGAGGGTCAGGGTGAGGGTCGTAAACCAGGGATCTACGGTACGCACAATCGCCAGTGGCTCTCAGTGTGATCGCTACTTCCCACTGTAAAAACCAACATAACCCTCATGCACTTTCTGGTCATGACGAATGAGGATTTCCTGGTCTTGCAGGATGAAATGGGCTTTCGCTCCAGAGGCTAACACTTTTTGTGTTTGTTCCATGGTACTGGAATCTTCCATGATGACATCGCGGAAGATGACTTTACTGTATTCCTGGCTGAAGCGTTGGGCAGCAGTCTTCGCCTTGGGGAAGTAGTTCCGTACTTCCCACAGCGTGCGATCAACCGTGAGTGGCCACATGTTGTAGGTGAAATACGACCCTTCAGAAATATCAACAAAGAAGTTCGGGAAGACAACATTGAGATCGAGTGCCCAGCCCTGATCCTTGGTCGGATTGACGCCTGGAGGCAAGCGCGAGGCAGTGAAGTCATTTCTGATAAGCAACGTACCGAAGCGATACGCCAAACCTTCAACTGGGGTCGGCTTGTGCTCCATGTTACCCCACACCGACATCTGACGGTGACGTTTGTAGAGTTTGTAGTCGAGGCCATGCGCGAACGGATTGCTCTTGCCGGTAAACGAATCGGGAATGGAGCGCTTGTGCAGAAACGCTACATGATACGCTTCCTGGAACGCATCTTTGAGTAACTTCCAG
Protein-coding sequences here:
- a CDS encoding aromatic ring-hydroxylating dioxygenase subunit alpha, which encodes MTNTTWHAQYPELGTQPIPIEPYISQEYFELERERIFRRAWLHVGREEQLTKAGDYLVRDLPMARTSVLIVRGKDGKIRAFHNVCSHRSNKLMWSKGGSCHVFSCKFHGWAYNTEGNLTFVPDEDGFFNLKKNELGLTPVACDVWEGFIFINLAAKPQQTLQEYLVELGQSLVGYPFHDLSQTRFVWRTEINANWKVAQDAFQEAYHLAFLHKQSLPDSFSSKENPFCHSFAYKISGSHRRMSIYGNPEHKPTPIEILAQRAGSSIVKRDSAVSELPPGVNPERSRYWSSDIVTFFPNFSVIVFDGTYIFHQFWPLAVDRTLWEVGTCFPKAQNAWQRFSQEYSKVLTRDVLLEDGSTLEMTQSVLASGAKTHYVLQDQELLVRHAAKAVEDWVGFYRQHEAQH
- a CDS encoding aromatic ring-hydroxylating dioxygenase subunit alpha, whose translation is MAAVAKINGWTPTPAHMWHKKHPELGTGPIPIEPYISQEYFELERERIFRKTWLNVGRIEELPKPGSYLVKDLPICQTSILVVRGKDGKVRAFHNVCSHRSNKLVWDKGGNCQNFSCKFHGWAYNLEGALTFVPDEENFFDLKKSQNGLTPVACDTWEGFIFINIDPQPQETLQEYLGEIGETLKGYPFADYSVERYSWSTELNANWKLLKDAFQEAYHVAFLHKRSIPDSFTGKSNPFAHGLDYKLYKRHRQMSVWGNMEHKPTPVEGLAYRFGTLLIRNDFTASRLPPGVNPTKDQGWALDLNVVFPNFFVDISEGSYFTYNMWPLTVDRTLWEVRNYFPKAKTAAQRFSQEYSKVIFRDVIMEDSSTMEQTQKVLASGAKAHFILQDQEILIRHDQKVHEGYVGFYSGK